One Fuerstiella marisgermanici DNA window includes the following coding sequences:
- a CDS encoding TetR/AcrR family transcriptional regulator has protein sequence MSGKSKPQSVPSEPEPHGRLTDRKRASIVQAAVEAFQQYGYFAASMNGIAEAASVSKRTLYNHFDSKEALFVEILEELKFRVEQLPECEFDESRDLAEQLTELAHSEIDFFTSEHVQALARAGLSRVLGEPDAGQQVDQRFFIRRVTTWMKKAQASGCLLEADAEFAAMQFVGLLRTFAFWPTIVHGESPPSRRKRKQIVAHTVEMFLSRYAVE, from the coding sequence ATGTCAGGAAAAAGTAAACCGCAAAGTGTACCTTCTGAGCCAGAGCCCCATGGGCGCCTGACCGATCGCAAACGAGCGTCGATCGTGCAGGCGGCTGTCGAGGCGTTTCAGCAGTACGGCTATTTTGCTGCCAGCATGAACGGCATCGCTGAGGCCGCTTCGGTCAGCAAACGAACGCTGTACAACCATTTCGACAGCAAGGAAGCTCTGTTTGTCGAGATCCTTGAGGAGCTGAAATTTCGCGTTGAGCAGTTGCCGGAATGCGAGTTCGACGAATCGCGTGATCTTGCCGAGCAGTTGACGGAGCTTGCACACTCCGAAATCGACTTTTTCACATCGGAACACGTGCAGGCACTTGCCCGAGCCGGCTTGTCACGCGTGCTGGGTGAACCGGATGCCGGCCAGCAAGTCGATCAGCGATTCTTCATCCGGCGAGTGACAACCTGGATGAAAAAGGCCCAAGCTTCCGGCTGTCTACTCGAAGCCGACGCAGAGTTCGCAGCGATGCAATTCGTCGGCCTGCTGCGGACGTTCGCCTTCTGGCCAACCATCGTCCACGGCGAGTCTCCCCCCTCACGCCGCAAACGAAAACAAATCGTCGCTCACACCGTCGAGATGTTTCTTAGCCGATATGCGGTTGAGTGA
- a CDS encoding cupin domain-containing protein — translation MVKVLRTHPLAGTVDGKAMFASLFEVTFAPGDSSAPHYHPGEVVGYVAEGTLEFKITGKPLKTLKAGGTFFEPAMIRHEVARNPDAKQRCRVIFTLVHPRNVKRLTIPAVEIDAQQAVRSDKLNSAAARIWFLASFRCLQRSSNPAASSQCLMKSSSRLMKADRRILGSKTDKQ, via the coding sequence TCGCACGCATCCACTAGCGGGCACTGTTGACGGCAAGGCAATGTTCGCCTCGCTGTTCGAAGTGACGTTCGCGCCCGGCGATTCATCGGCACCACACTATCACCCTGGCGAAGTCGTCGGCTATGTTGCCGAAGGGACGCTGGAGTTCAAAATCACCGGCAAACCTCTGAAAACGCTGAAAGCAGGTGGTACATTTTTCGAGCCTGCAATGATTCGCCACGAAGTGGCCCGCAATCCGGATGCGAAACAGAGGTGCCGTGTGATTTTCACGTTGGTTCACCCCAGAAACGTGAAACGGCTAACGATTCCTGCCGTAGAAATCGATGCGCAACAGGCAGTGCGTTCGGACAAACTGAACAGCGCGGCTGCCCGGATTTGGTTCCTGGCCTCTTTTCGCTGTTTGCAACGATCGTCAAATCCAGCGGCCTCAAGCCAATGCTTGATGAAAAGCAGTTCACGCTTGATGAAGGCAGACAGGCGCATACTCGGCTCGAAAACGGACAAGCAATGA